CGGATGAACGTTACGATCGGGAACTATTTTTTTGATTTCGTGGTTGCCTTCTGTGTGTTACTTCTTGGTTGTTTTCTGTGTGTTACAAAACCTGTTGATAATATGTATGTTATTTTATATAATAGGTTAAGCCATGCGTTACCATGGCATGACTGTTTGGTCAGTCAGTTGCGCAAAGAGTTCTTTTGTTAACGTTAAACCTAAAAGGAACGATCATGAAACAGACATCAAAAATGGTAATGGTTGCTGTTGCGCTCTTGGCGGGCGTGAGCGGCACCGCTTGGGCGAACGGCACGGAAGTGCCTCCTCCGGCACCGTCAACCTACACTCCTCCTCCGCCTCCGCCGCCGGTTGAAACGCCAGCTCCGGCACCGGTTGTCAAGCAGAGTAATGCCGGTCCGTACATCAGCGGCGCCGTGGGACTCGGTTTGCCTGAAAAACTTGAAGTTCTGGGTGAGGGGGATGAAAAAGTCAAGATGGATAGCGGCATAGCGCTTGCCGGAGCTCTTGGCTACAACTTCAACCCCGTAAGGCTTGAGGCTGAGGTCGGTTATCACCGTCACGACATTAGCGATGACTATGAGATTGATGGCCATGTCTCACTGCTGACGGTGATGGCCAATGCCTACTACGACATCGATGCCGGTTCGGGCATCAAGCCGTACCTCATGGGCGGTGCTGGCTGGGGCCATACCAACGTGAGCGTTACAGACAAGAGTGACGATGTGTTTGTCTGGCAGGTCGGCGCAGGCGTTGGCGCTGAGGTTGCTCATAACACGACCCTTGATCTTGGGTATCGCTATGTGAAGCCGAATGATTTCCTTGTCGATAATGGAGGTCCTAAAGCCAAGTGGGCGATCCACAACATCATGCTTGGCCTCAGGTATCAGTTCTGATTTACGGCTGAAACATTAGCGCGAATCAAAACCGGAAGCCATGGCTTCCGGTTTTTTTATTGCCCCGCCCTCCGCTTCACGCCATCGCGTCCTGAACGAGCAGTATTCAGAGCGCCTTCAACCGCTTTACTGCTTGCCTGAAATGCTTATATTGTTCCCCTGTCTCAAATCGATCCTCGACCGCTGCATGAGTTGCGCCAGCGCCTGGTGGCGGCCGGTTTTCATCATCTAACAAAAGACGCCGCTCAGGCAATGCTTGGTTCATGAAAAAACGACTCTTCACCCCTGGACCGACGCCGGTACCGGAAAACGTCATGCTTCGCATGGCCGCGCCAATCATCCATCACCGGAATCCTGAATTTATGGAGATTCTGGAGCGGGTGCACGAAAACCTCAAGTATCTGTTTAGAACAACCCAGCCGGTGGTGGTTATGACCTGTTCGGGCACCGGCGGCATGGAGGCGGCCATTTCGAGCCTGTTTCGGCAGGGCGACAAGCTTATCACGATCAATGGCGGCAAGTTCGGCGAACGGTGGAGCGAGCTGGCGCGCATCTACACGGGCAACTGCGTCGAGGAGAAGATCGAGTGGGGCACGGCCATTTCACCAGAACGAATCGCCGAACTGCTCGACGAGCATCCGGACGCGATGGGCGTCTGCATCACCCATTCGGAGACCTCCACCGGCACCGCATCTGACGTCAGGGCGTTGTGCGCGGCTATCCGTGAACGCTCCGAGGCGCTGATCCTTGTTGATGGTATCACCGCCATCGGCGCGCACGAGTTCCACTTCGATGACTGGGGCGCGGATATCTGCATCACCGGCTCGCAGAAGGGGCTCATGATGCCGCCCGGCCTGGCGCTGGTGGCTGTCTCGGAGCGGGCGCAGGAGATCATCCACAACCGCAAGCATCAGCCGCAGTATTACCTGAGCCTGCGCAAGGCGCTCAAATCCCATGCAGGCAACGACACGCCTTTCACTCCGGCGGTTTCGCTTATCATCGGTCTCGACGAGGCGTTGCAGATGCTGCGCGCCGAGGGGATCGAAAATGTCTGGGCGCGCCACGAAGCGCTCGCGGGCGCATGCCGCCTCGGCTGCCAGGCGCTCGGCATGGAGCTGTTCAGTGAGTCGCCCTCGTACGCCGTTACAGCGGTCTGGCTGCCCGAAGGCGCGGACTGGAAGGAGTTCAACACCACCCTGAAGATCAAAAACGGCATCACGGTTGCCGCCGGGCAGGACGACTTCAAGGGCAGAATCTTCCGGATTTCGCACCTTGGTTATTACGATGAACTCGACATGCTGACCCTGATGGGCGGGCTTGAGCGGTCGCTCAAAATGATGGAGATTCCTTTCAGGGTTGGCGCTGGCGTCAGCGCCGTCCAGCGGGCGTTTCTCGGGGAGTAGGGGCCGGTTGTTTTGCAGAATGGCCGGGCGAGGTTGATTATATTGGAGAAAATGCCGCCATGAAACGAGCACTGTTGTTACTGATCGCGCTCTTTTCCTTCGATGCGGTCAGGTCAAACCTCGAACAGTACAACCTGTTCTGGAAGGCGAGCCGGCAAGCCCAGGCCGGTCACTACGCGCCGGCCATTCAGCAGTACCGGCAGTTGCTCGATCGCTATCCGGCGGGCCTGTTGCGATGCGAGGCATCCTTCAATCTCGCCTGTGCCGAGTACGCCATGAAGCACTACCGCCGTGCCGCCGAATTGTTCGCCGCGCTTCCGCCCGGTGACGCCACACTTAGCAAGACCGCTGGTTATAACCAGGGTAACGCCCTGGCGATGGAGGCGTTCCGAAGCCGCAAGGGCCCAGCCCAGGAGGCGCTGCTTGGCCGGGCGCTGGCATTCTACCGGCGCGCCCTGCTCGATAATCCGCAGAATGCAGACGCGCGAATCAACTACGAAATCGTGCTGCGTGCTATGCAGCATCGTCAGCCACCCTCGCCTGCGCCACAAGGCGGAGGTTCTCCGGATGGCAAAGGGCAGGATGGCGGCGGCGCGGTCTCGCAGCTGATCCTCGAAAATGCCCGCCAGGAGGAGGCGCGCCAGATGCGCAAATATTTCAAGCCGCTGCCGACCAAGCCTTCGGAGCAGAACCAACCCGACTGGTAAGCCAGATGGCGTGGAACAAGCAAGTCGCCCTGGTCTTTCTGCCCTCCGACAGCGGCGTCGATGGCGCACGCTCGCTCTACGGTGACACCGAGCCGCCCGGCCTGAGGCGATGGCTCGACAGTGGCGTCCGGAACCTCATCAAACGAACACAGTTCGCTATTCCGCCGCTTGCCCTGATGATCCTTGCCTCGATCGAGGTGCCCGGCGTCGAACAGACGCTCTGCGACCTCCGGTTCGAGGAGTTTCCCTTCGACCGGCAATGGGATCTGGTCGGCATCAGCGTGCAGACCGGCATGGCCTCGAAAGCTTTCGAACTGGCCGACCGCTTGCGGAGCCGG
The nucleotide sequence above comes from Chlorobaculum tepidum TLS. Encoded proteins:
- a CDS encoding outer membrane protein; the protein is MKQTSKMVMVAVALLAGVSGTAWANGTEVPPPAPSTYTPPPPPPPVETPAPAPVVKQSNAGPYISGAVGLGLPEKLEVLGEGDEKVKMDSGIALAGALGYNFNPVRLEAEVGYHRHDISDDYEIDGHVSLLTVMANAYYDIDAGSGIKPYLMGGAGWGHTNVSVTDKSDDVFVWQVGAGVGAEVAHNTTLDLGYRYVKPNDFLVDNGGPKAKWAIHNIMLGLRYQF
- a CDS encoding pyridoxal-phosphate-dependent aminotransferase family protein; the encoded protein is MKKRLFTPGPTPVPENVMLRMAAPIIHHRNPEFMEILERVHENLKYLFRTTQPVVVMTCSGTGGMEAAISSLFRQGDKLITINGGKFGERWSELARIYTGNCVEEKIEWGTAISPERIAELLDEHPDAMGVCITHSETSTGTASDVRALCAAIRERSEALILVDGITAIGAHEFHFDDWGADICITGSQKGLMMPPGLALVAVSERAQEIIHNRKHQPQYYLSLRKALKSHAGNDTPFTPAVSLIIGLDEALQMLRAEGIENVWARHEALAGACRLGCQALGMELFSESPSYAVTAVWLPEGADWKEFNTTLKIKNGITVAAGQDDFKGRIFRISHLGYYDELDMLTLMGGLERSLKMMEIPFRVGAGVSAVQRAFLGE
- a CDS encoding tetratricopeptide repeat protein, with the translated sequence MKRALLLLIALFSFDAVRSNLEQYNLFWKASRQAQAGHYAPAIQQYRQLLDRYPAGLLRCEASFNLACAEYAMKHYRRAAELFAALPPGDATLSKTAGYNQGNALAMEAFRSRKGPAQEALLGRALAFYRRALLDNPQNADARINYEIVLRAMQHRQPPSPAPQGGGSPDGKGQDGGGAVSQLILENARQEEARQMRKYFKPLPTKPSEQNQPDW